Proteins co-encoded in one Inmirania thermothiophila genomic window:
- a CDS encoding uroporphyrinogen-III C-methyltransferase, giving the protein MNDEERRQDQDRSPGTDAPDDTGPQGPEADGSAEGAGGEAAPAPAAEEGAGPRARRIALLALVVALFALAAALAAGAGAYLLWRQATVAVAETRAAARGGQERLAATLAKLDERVAQLAAGLDAARAEDAALGQRLQALRESVAELAARERGRDNAWLVAEAEYLLRVANHRLRLAGDRAAALAALRAADGRLREAADPRLIEVREAVAREIAALEAVAVPDLAGLAARISALEGLVPRLPVRGVRPPLRPAAGDGAADRPPVRDLGGFLRAVWADVRDLVRIRRDAEAAEPLLPPDAAYFLRENLRLKLEGARLALLRGDEAAYRELLRTARAWLERHFVADDTAVAAALGELEGLAAAPVRPAWPDISGSLRLLTAQRAAGG; this is encoded by the coding sequence ATGAACGACGAAGAACGCAGGCAGGACCAGGACAGGTCACCCGGGACGGACGCACCCGACGACACCGGGCCGCAGGGCCCGGAGGCGGACGGGTCGGCGGAGGGCGCGGGCGGCGAGGCGGCGCCTGCGCCGGCCGCGGAGGAGGGGGCGGGGCCGCGGGCGCGGCGCATCGCCCTTCTCGCCCTCGTCGTCGCCCTCTTCGCCCTCGCCGCGGCCCTCGCCGCCGGGGCCGGCGCCTACCTGCTCTGGCGGCAGGCGACGGTCGCGGTGGCCGAGACGCGCGCGGCGGCGCGCGGCGGACAGGAGCGGCTCGCGGCGACGCTGGCGAAGCTCGACGAGCGCGTGGCGCAGCTCGCGGCGGGGCTCGATGCCGCCCGCGCCGAGGACGCCGCCCTCGGCCAGCGCCTGCAGGCGCTGCGCGAGAGCGTGGCCGAGCTCGCCGCGCGCGAGCGGGGGCGGGACAACGCCTGGCTCGTGGCCGAGGCCGAGTATCTGCTGCGGGTGGCCAACCACCGGCTGCGCCTCGCCGGCGACCGCGCCGCCGCCCTCGCCGCCCTGCGCGCCGCCGACGGGCGCCTGCGCGAGGCGGCGGACCCCCGCCTGATCGAGGTGCGCGAGGCCGTCGCGCGCGAGATCGCGGCCCTCGAGGCGGTGGCGGTGCCGGACCTTGCGGGGCTCGCGGCGCGGATCTCGGCCCTCGAGGGCCTGGTCCCGCGGCTGCCCGTGCGCGGGGTGCGCCCGCCCCTCCGCCCGGCGGCGGGGGACGGTGCGGCGGACCGGCCGCCGGTGCGCGACCTCGGCGGCTTCCTGCGCGCGGTGTGGGCGGACGTGCGTGACCTGGTGCGGATCCGCCGCGACGCCGAGGCGGCCGAGCCGCTGCTGCCGCCGGACGCGGCCTACTTCCTGCGCGAGAACCTGCGCCTGAAGCTGGAGGGGGCGCGCCTTGCCCTGCTGCGCGGCGACGAGGCGGCCTACCGCGAGCTGCTGCGCACCGCGCGGGCCTGGCTGGAGCGGCACTTCGTCGCCGACGACACCGCGGTGGCGGCGGCGCTGGGCGAGCTCGAGGGGCTCGCCGCGGCCCCGGTCCGCCCGGCCTGGCCGGACATCTCGGGCTCGCTGCGTCTGCTCACGGCGCAGCGGGCGGCCGGAGGCTGA
- a CDS encoding uroporphyrinogen-III synthase — MDAPLPQLGGAGVLVTRPAHQAEGLCRLIEAAGGQALRYPVIAIEPLPDDGLLAERLRGADLAVFVSANAVREARARLGAGFRRPPGLRVAAVGEATARALAEAGLAADVVPAQGADSEALLAEPALQDVAGRRVLVVRGEGGRELLAETLRRRGAEVAHVALYRRVRPPLGPEPLLRWRRAGLLDVALATSVEALENLAAMAGEVLPHLQQRPLVAVSGRVVQRARALGFARPWCAGGAGDRTLLEAVAAALAADGEQP; from the coding sequence GTGGACGCGCCCCTGCCGCAGCTCGGCGGCGCCGGCGTCCTCGTCACCCGCCCCGCCCACCAGGCCGAGGGCCTGTGCCGGCTCATCGAGGCCGCGGGAGGGCAGGCCCTGCGCTACCCGGTGATCGCCATCGAGCCGCTGCCGGACGACGGCCTCCTCGCCGAGCGGCTGCGCGGGGCCGATCTCGCCGTCTTCGTCAGCGCCAACGCCGTGCGCGAGGCCCGCGCCCGCCTCGGCGCGGGCTTCCGCCGCCCGCCCGGACTGCGCGTGGCGGCGGTGGGCGAGGCGACGGCGCGGGCCCTGGCCGAGGCGGGCCTCGCGGCGGACGTGGTGCCGGCGCAGGGGGCGGACAGCGAGGCCCTGCTCGCCGAGCCGGCCCTGCAGGACGTGGCGGGGCGGCGCGTGCTCGTGGTGCGGGGCGAGGGCGGCCGCGAGCTCCTCGCCGAGACCCTGCGCCGGCGCGGGGCCGAGGTCGCCCACGTGGCGCTCTACCGCCGGGTGCGGCCGCCGCTGGGTCCCGAGCCCCTCCTGCGCTGGCGGCGGGCCGGCCTGCTCGACGTCGCCCTCGCCACCAGCGTCGAGGCCCTCGAGAACCTCGCGGCGATGGCGGGCGAGGTCCTGCCCCACCTGCAGCAGCGGCCGCTGGTGGCGGTGAGCGGGCGTGTGGTACAACGGGCCCGCGCCCTCGGCTTTGCGCGGCCGTGGTGCGCGGGCGGCGCCGGCGACCGCACGCTGCTGGAGGCGGTGGCCGCGGCCCTCGCCGCCGACGGGGAGCAGCCATGA
- the hemC gene encoding hydroxymethylbilane synthase, with translation MPATLRIATRKSPLALWQAEHVAARLRAAHPGLAVELVTMTTQGDRILDAPLARIGGKGLFVKELERALLDGRADIAVHSMKDVPVELPEGLHLPVILEREDPRDAFVSPRYADLASLPPGARVGTSSLRRQVQLRARRPDLVVESLRGNVGTRLARLDAGDFDAAILACAGLRRLGLAGRIRRPLTVEESLPAIGQGAIGIECRRDDAATLALVSVLDHGPTHTCLAAERALNAVLGGGCQVPIGGHAVLEGETLHLRALVGHPDGEPVLQDAIRGPAAQAEALGRALAERLLAAGAREILEAVHRAGLPGHPPDGAAG, from the coding sequence GTGCCCGCGACCCTGCGCATCGCCACCCGCAAGAGCCCGCTCGCCCTCTGGCAGGCGGAGCACGTCGCCGCGCGCTTGCGCGCGGCCCATCCCGGGCTCGCGGTGGAGCTCGTCACCATGACCACCCAGGGCGACCGCATCCTCGACGCCCCGCTCGCCCGCATCGGCGGCAAGGGGCTGTTCGTGAAGGAGCTGGAGCGGGCGCTGCTGGACGGGCGGGCCGACATCGCCGTGCACTCCATGAAGGACGTCCCCGTGGAGCTGCCCGAGGGGCTCCACCTGCCGGTGATCCTCGAGCGCGAGGACCCGCGCGACGCCTTCGTCTCGCCCCGCTACGCCGATCTCGCCTCGCTGCCCCCCGGCGCGCGGGTCGGCACCTCGAGCCTGCGCCGGCAGGTGCAGCTTCGCGCCCGCCGCCCCGACCTCGTGGTGGAGAGCCTGCGCGGCAACGTGGGCACGCGGCTCGCCCGCCTCGACGCCGGCGACTTCGACGCCGCCATCCTCGCCTGCGCCGGGCTGCGCCGGCTCGGCCTCGCCGGGCGGATCCGCCGCCCCCTCACGGTGGAGGAGAGCCTGCCCGCCATCGGCCAGGGGGCCATCGGCATCGAGTGCCGCCGCGACGACGCGGCAACCCTCGCCCTCGTCTCGGTCCTCGACCACGGCCCCACCCACACCTGCCTCGCCGCCGAGCGCGCCCTCAACGCCGTCCTCGGCGGCGGCTGCCAGGTGCCCATCGGCGGCCACGCGGTGCTCGAGGGCGAGACCCTGCACCTGCGCGCCCTCGTCGGCCACCCGGACGGCGAGCCGGTGCTGCAGGACGCGATCCGCGGGCCGGCGGCGCAGGCCGAAGCCCTCGGCCGCGCCCTCGCCGAGCGGCTGCTCGCGGCCGGCGCCCGCGAGATCCTGGAGGCCGTCCACCGCGCCGGGCTGCCGGGGCATCCCCCGGACGGCGCCGCCGGCTGA
- a CDS encoding thioredoxin family protein: MGRRMRLAVLAAGLWAAAAAAAPRVAMLADLAADLAEARRLGAPVVLVFTSPGCVYCMRLEAEQLVPMLLSGEYEGRILLRKIDITSGDPVVDAAGRRVPARAIAARYRVALTPTTLLLGPDGEPLGEPLLGYNGEMFAYYLDKAIERGRARIAERLAAGCAEAAAYC; the protein is encoded by the coding sequence ATGGGCCGTCGGATGCGCCTTGCGGTGCTCGCGGCGGGGCTTTGGGCCGCGGCGGCGGCGGCCGCGCCCCGGGTCGCTATGCTCGCGGATCTCGCCGCCGACCTCGCCGAGGCCCGCCGCCTCGGCGCCCCCGTGGTCCTCGTCTTCACGAGCCCCGGCTGCGTCTACTGCATGCGCCTGGAGGCCGAGCAGCTGGTGCCGATGCTGCTCAGCGGCGAGTACGAGGGCCGCATCCTGCTGCGCAAGATCGACATCACCTCGGGCGACCCGGTGGTGGACGCCGCGGGGCGCAGGGTGCCGGCACGCGCCATCGCCGCCCGCTACCGCGTCGCCCTCACCCCGACCACGCTGCTCCTGGGGCCCGACGGCGAGCCCCTGGGCGAGCCGCTCCTCGGCTACAACGGCGAGATGTTCGCCTACTACCTGGACAAGGCCATCGAGCGCGGCCGCGCCCGCATCGCCGAGCGCCTCGCCGCGGGCTGCGCCGAGGCGGCCGCCTACTGCTGA
- a CDS encoding LytR/AlgR family response regulator transcription factor yields MRILIVDDEAPARERLRRLCGEIPGCAVVAEAADGRTAIRRVGEHDPDVVLMDIRMPGMDGLEAARHLALLPAPPAVIFVTAYGDHALAAFEAQAVDYLLKPIRRERLAAALARAQRPTRAQTTALAAAAAPARTHLAARVRGDLVLVPVAEVRLLRADHKYTEVVHPGGTLLLEESLKSLERELGEAFLRVHRAALVGIAHVRALHAGPGGLHLRLDGLEEPVPVSRRHAAAVRRRLKALTAGRQAQQ; encoded by the coding sequence ATGCGGATCCTCATCGTCGACGACGAGGCCCCGGCGCGCGAGCGCCTGCGCCGCCTCTGCGGCGAGATCCCCGGCTGCGCCGTGGTGGCGGAGGCCGCGGACGGCAGGACGGCGATCCGGCGCGTGGGCGAGCACGACCCCGACGTGGTCCTGATGGACATCCGCATGCCCGGCATGGACGGGCTCGAGGCGGCGCGCCACCTGGCGCTGCTCCCGGCGCCGCCGGCGGTGATCTTCGTCACCGCCTACGGCGACCACGCCCTGGCCGCGTTCGAGGCCCAGGCGGTGGACTATCTGCTCAAGCCCATCCGCCGCGAGCGCCTGGCCGCCGCCCTCGCCCGCGCCCAGCGCCCGACGCGGGCCCAGACCACGGCCCTCGCCGCCGCCGCGGCTCCGGCGCGGACCCATCTCGCGGCCCGCGTCCGCGGCGATCTGGTGCTGGTGCCGGTGGCGGAGGTGCGGCTGCTGCGGGCGGACCACAAGTACACCGAGGTGGTGCACCCGGGCGGCACGCTGCTCCTGGAGGAGTCGCTGAAGAGCCTCGAGCGCGAGCTGGGCGAGGCCTTCCTGCGCGTGCACCGGGCGGCGCTGGTGGGCATCGCCCACGTGCGCGCGCTCCACGCCGGCCCCGGCGGACTGCACCTGCGTCTCGACGGCCTCGAGGAGCCGGTGCCGGTCAGCCGCCGCCACGCCGCCGCGGTGCGCCGGCGGCTCAAGGCCCTGACCGCCGGCCGGCAGGCTCAGCAGTAG
- a CDS encoding sensor histidine kinase gives MHPRERDETSFLPDFCAVRVLLALVLAVELLALVLVLAAPAPSWGRLALVSLLAQWVALGSAALLCPLRRALGGRHPGAVAAGALAVVALVAAASAAAAQAAGLAPAGPALVARVAAVALIGAGLALRHLYVQHQWRRQLEAESEARVAALRARIRPHFLFNSMNTIAALTRSDPARAEEAVQDLAELFRAALEDGREHASLGEEVALARRYLDIEALRLGPRLRVRWAIELGTERFRLPPLTLQPLVENAVYHGIEPLPEGGEVLVQARRQGRGLRLEVRNPLPADAPPRAGHRMALDNVRQRLAAAFGPRARLEAGPEDGGYLVSIEVEAD, from the coding sequence TTGCACCCACGCGAGCGCGACGAGACCAGCTTCCTGCCCGACTTCTGCGCCGTGCGGGTGCTGCTGGCGCTGGTGCTGGCGGTGGAGCTGCTGGCGCTGGTCCTGGTGCTCGCGGCCCCGGCGCCGTCGTGGGGGCGGCTCGCCCTCGTTTCGCTCCTCGCCCAGTGGGTGGCGCTCGGCAGCGCCGCCCTGCTCTGCCCGCTGCGCCGCGCCCTCGGCGGGCGCCACCCCGGCGCCGTCGCGGCCGGCGCCCTCGCCGTCGTCGCGCTCGTCGCCGCCGCCAGCGCCGCCGCCGCCCAGGCCGCCGGCCTCGCCCCCGCAGGCCCGGCCCTCGTCGCCCGCGTCGCCGCCGTCGCCCTCATCGGCGCCGGCCTCGCCCTGCGCCACCTCTACGTGCAGCACCAGTGGCGCCGCCAGCTCGAGGCCGAGAGCGAGGCGCGGGTGGCCGCCCTGCGCGCCCGCATCCGCCCCCACTTCCTCTTCAACAGCATGAACACCATCGCCGCGCTCACCCGCAGCGATCCCGCGCGCGCCGAGGAGGCGGTGCAGGATCTTGCCGAGCTCTTCCGCGCCGCCCTCGAGGACGGACGCGAGCACGCCAGCCTCGGCGAGGAGGTGGCGCTCGCGCGCCGCTATCTCGACATCGAGGCCCTGCGGCTGGGGCCGCGGCTGCGCGTGCGCTGGGCGATCGAGCTCGGGACCGAGCGCTTCCGGCTCCCACCCCTGACCCTGCAGCCGCTGGTGGAGAACGCGGTCTACCACGGCATCGAGCCGCTCCCGGAGGGGGGCGAGGTCCTGGTGCAGGCGCGGCGGCAGGGGCGGGGGCTGCGCCTCGAGGTGCGCAACCCCCTGCCCGCCGACGCCCCGCCCCGGGCGGGCCACCGCATGGCCCTGGACAACGTCCGCCAGCGCCTCGCCGCCGCCTTCGGCCCGCGCGCGCGGCTCGAGGCGGGGCCGGAGGACGGCGGCTACCTCGTCTCCATCGAGGTGGAGGCGGACTGA
- the argH gene encoding argininosuccinate lyase: MAKDNGTRKPWGGRFEEATDAFVEAFTASVDFDRRLYAHDIAGSIAHARMLARAGVLGEADAEAIVRGLEALRAEIEAGRFTWSVALEDVHMNIEARLTERIGEAGKRLHTGRSRNDQVATDLRLWLREQIDAIDAEIGRLQEGLVALAEREADTVMPGYTHLQVAQPVTFGHHLMAWFEMLRRDRDRLADCRRRVNVMPLGAAALAGTTFPIDRAYTAGLLGFDGVCENSLDAVSDRDFAIEFVSCCALLMVHLSRMAEELVLWASPHIGFVRLPDRFCTGSSIMPQKKNPDVPELVRGKCGRVQGHLVALLTLMKGQPLAYNKDNQEDKEPVFDTVDQVLGSVRAFADLVPALEPDRGRMRAAAREGFATATDLADYLVRKGVPFRDAHEIVGRAVRHAQAEGCDLADLPLETLRGFSEAIDEDVREVLTLDGAVAARDHIGGTAPAQVRAACARARAWLAARRRG; encoded by the coding sequence ATGGCCAAGGATAACGGAACGCGCAAGCCCTGGGGCGGACGCTTCGAGGAGGCCACCGACGCCTTCGTGGAGGCCTTCACCGCCTCGGTGGACTTCGACCGCCGGCTCTACGCCCACGACATCGCCGGCTCCATCGCCCACGCCCGCATGCTGGCGCGGGCCGGGGTCCTCGGCGAGGCCGACGCCGAGGCCATCGTCCGGGGGCTCGAGGCCCTGCGGGCCGAGATCGAGGCCGGGCGCTTCACGTGGTCGGTGGCCCTCGAGGACGTGCACATGAACATCGAGGCGCGCCTGACCGAGCGCATCGGTGAGGCGGGCAAGCGGCTGCACACGGGGCGCTCGCGCAACGACCAGGTGGCCACCGACCTGCGGCTGTGGCTGCGCGAGCAGATCGACGCCATCGACGCCGAGATCGGCCGCCTGCAGGAGGGGCTGGTGGCGCTCGCCGAGCGCGAGGCCGACACCGTCATGCCCGGCTACACCCATCTGCAGGTGGCGCAGCCGGTGACCTTCGGCCATCACCTCATGGCCTGGTTCGAGATGCTGCGCCGCGACCGCGACCGCCTCGCCGACTGCCGCCGGCGGGTCAACGTCATGCCGCTGGGGGCGGCGGCGCTCGCCGGCACCACCTTCCCCATCGACCGCGCCTACACCGCCGGCCTGCTGGGCTTCGACGGCGTCTGCGAGAACTCCCTCGACGCCGTCAGCGACCGCGACTTCGCCATCGAGTTCGTCTCCTGCTGCGCCCTGCTCATGGTGCACCTGTCGCGCATGGCCGAGGAGCTGGTGCTGTGGGCCTCGCCCCACATCGGCTTCGTCCGGCTGCCCGACCGCTTCTGCACCGGCTCCTCCATCATGCCGCAGAAGAAGAACCCGGACGTGCCCGAGCTGGTGCGGGGCAAGTGCGGCCGCGTGCAGGGGCATCTGGTGGCGCTGCTCACCCTCATGAAGGGCCAGCCCCTCGCCTACAACAAGGACAACCAGGAGGACAAGGAGCCGGTCTTCGACACCGTCGACCAGGTCCTCGGCTCGGTGCGGGCCTTCGCCGACCTCGTCCCCGCCCTCGAGCCCGACCGCGGGCGCATGCGGGCGGCGGCGCGCGAGGGCTTCGCCACCGCCACCGACCTCGCCGACTATCTGGTGCGCAAGGGGGTGCCCTTCCGCGACGCCCACGAGATCGTCGGCCGCGCGGTGCGCCACGCCCAGGCCGAGGGCTGCGATCTCGCCGACCTCCCGCTGGAGACCCTGCGCGGCTTCTCCGAGGCCATCGACGAGGACGTGCGCGAGGTCCTCACCCTGGACGGCGCGGTGGCGGCGCGGGACCACATCGGCGGCACCGCACCGGCCCAGGTGCGCGCCGCCTGCGCCCGTGCCCGCGCCTGGCTGGCGGCGCGCCGCCGCGGCTGA
- a CDS encoding class I adenylate cyclase has translation MATATGGIDLGTLQQLRRRFYGINRERLRRTRDALPPRQRVFLDVLPLLFHAVHEALPGHVGDGVPFGIVDYRPPRAAVAAAEALAEGFRYRRRALARYDLHGLYLIGSAGTVAHTDRSDFDLWVCHRSALGAEARAALRARCDAVERWAAGLGLEVHCFLIDPAEFRAGRHAPLSRESSGSTQHNLLRDEFYRSGLLLAGQHPLWWLVPPEADADYEAWTHRLARAGIVADRDCIDFGPLWAIPAGEFVGAALWHLYKAIASPYKSVLKLQLLEAYAEGPAGDTLARRFKAAVYGGETGVDAVDPYVMMINRVEEHLVARGELERLELARRCLYFKVGEPLSRSGAERPWRRRLLAELVARWGWDEPQLVLLDARPRWKIHRVLEERRLLVGELTRAYRALARAAAEQAAAVTATAEDLELLGRKLHAAFERRAGKVELVNPGISADLSEEALSLHEVRGAGARRGWLLFRGAVAPEDGARQPPLKRAPQLLELLAWCHLNGLVRPGTRIHLHAHPGGVGSAEVRAVLDRLAAALPRSALGDPPVERLGRAAVAEQLLVFVNLGVDPMAPLTRAGRQLVSDRTDPLQYGGARRNLVRTLDLLVRNSWGEVLTHRYDGLEGLLAALADHLRWAAGGVPPRPAAACFTPGRGGAIAARVEALFTAAAAALGPGGAGRFVFEADGRCCLLEAGPEGVRGRILADTEALLEALAAPQPRFRGVALDRLALAGTPLPAVLAAARPGRIQVLYEAEGGAVGLYVVDERGSLFHERYEGRDPEILLRQLQRFLEAVARRRALLAPHAAAAVGYARLRPGPGGWRAEPVVLEPGDAGGYYSVQVLVEEEADGRVGYRIYCGEREFTTLEHGEALFAAVRRHVLARRPSGARYPVYITDLDISRLRPDAGGEPQLQTIRYLAYKKAIEARLNAAPEGG, from the coding sequence ATGGCGACGGCGACCGGCGGCATCGACCTCGGGACGCTGCAGCAGCTGCGGCGCCGCTTCTACGGCATCAACCGCGAGCGCCTGCGGCGCACCCGCGACGCCCTGCCGCCGCGCCAGCGGGTCTTCCTCGACGTCCTGCCGCTGCTCTTCCACGCCGTCCACGAGGCCCTGCCCGGGCACGTGGGCGACGGCGTCCCCTTCGGCATCGTCGACTACCGTCCGCCCCGCGCCGCGGTGGCCGCCGCAGAGGCCCTCGCCGAGGGTTTCCGCTACCGGCGCCGCGCGCTCGCCCGCTACGACCTGCACGGCCTCTATCTCATCGGTTCGGCCGGCACCGTCGCCCACACCGACCGCAGCGACTTCGATCTCTGGGTCTGCCACCGCAGCGCGCTCGGCGCCGAGGCGCGCGCCGCCCTGCGCGCGCGCTGCGACGCCGTCGAGCGCTGGGCCGCGGGCCTCGGGCTCGAGGTCCACTGCTTCCTGATCGACCCGGCGGAGTTCCGCGCCGGGCGCCACGCGCCGCTGTCGCGGGAGAGCAGCGGCAGCACCCAGCACAACCTGCTGCGGGACGAGTTCTACCGCTCGGGGCTGCTGCTCGCCGGCCAGCATCCGCTGTGGTGGCTGGTCCCGCCGGAGGCGGACGCCGACTACGAGGCCTGGACGCACCGGCTGGCGCGGGCCGGCATCGTCGCCGACCGCGACTGCATCGACTTCGGGCCCCTGTGGGCGATCCCCGCGGGGGAGTTCGTGGGCGCCGCCCTCTGGCACCTCTACAAGGCCATCGCCTCGCCCTACAAGTCGGTGCTCAAGCTGCAGCTGCTGGAGGCCTACGCGGAGGGGCCCGCGGGCGACACCCTCGCCCGGCGCTTCAAGGCGGCGGTGTACGGGGGCGAGACCGGGGTCGACGCCGTCGATCCCTACGTCATGATGATCAACCGGGTCGAGGAGCACCTGGTGGCGCGGGGGGAGCTCGAGCGGCTGGAGCTGGCGCGGCGCTGCCTCTACTTCAAGGTGGGCGAGCCGCTCAGCCGCAGCGGCGCCGAGCGGCCCTGGCGGCGGCGGCTCCTCGCCGAGCTCGTCGCCCGCTGGGGCTGGGACGAGCCGCAGCTGGTGCTCCTGGATGCCCGCCCGCGCTGGAAGATCCACCGCGTCCTGGAGGAGCGGCGGCTGCTGGTGGGGGAGCTCACCCGCGCCTACCGGGCGCTCGCCCGCGCCGCGGCGGAGCAGGCCGCCGCCGTCACCGCCACCGCGGAGGACCTGGAGCTGCTCGGCCGCAAGCTCCACGCCGCCTTCGAGCGCCGTGCCGGCAAGGTGGAGCTGGTCAATCCCGGGATCTCGGCCGACCTCAGCGAGGAGGCGCTGTCGCTGCACGAGGTGCGCGGCGCCGGGGCGCGGCGGGGCTGGCTGCTGTTCCGCGGTGCCGTGGCGCCCGAGGACGGCGCCCGCCAGCCCCCCCTCAAGCGCGCGCCGCAGCTGCTCGAGCTGCTCGCCTGGTGCCACCTCAACGGGCTCGTGCGGCCGGGGACCCGCATCCACCTCCACGCCCACCCCGGCGGCGTCGGCAGCGCCGAGGTGCGCGCCGTCCTCGACCGCCTCGCCGCCGCGCTGCCCCGCAGCGCCCTCGGCGACCCGCCGGTGGAGCGCCTCGGGCGGGCGGCGGTGGCCGAGCAGCTGCTGGTCTTCGTCAACCTCGGCGTCGACCCCATGGCGCCGCTCACCCGTGCCGGCCGCCAGCTGGTCAGCGACCGCACCGACCCGCTGCAGTACGGCGGCGCCCGGCGCAACCTGGTGCGCACCCTCGACCTGCTGGTGCGCAACAGCTGGGGCGAGGTGCTGACCCACCGCTACGACGGGCTGGAAGGGCTGCTGGCGGCGCTCGCCGACCACCTGCGCTGGGCCGCCGGCGGGGTGCCGCCGCGGCCCGCGGCGGCCTGCTTCACCCCCGGCCGGGGCGGGGCCATCGCCGCCCGCGTCGAGGCGCTCTTCACCGCCGCCGCCGCGGCCCTGGGGCCCGGCGGGGCCGGCCGCTTCGTGTTCGAGGCCGACGGTCGCTGTTGCCTGCTGGAGGCGGGCCCGGAGGGCGTGCGCGGGCGGATCCTGGCCGACACCGAGGCCCTGCTGGAGGCCCTCGCGGCGCCCCAGCCGCGCTTCCGCGGCGTCGCCCTGGACCGCCTCGCGCTCGCCGGGACGCCGCTGCCGGCGGTGCTGGCCGCGGCCCGGCCGGGGCGCATCCAGGTCCTCTACGAGGCCGAGGGCGGGGCCGTGGGGCTCTACGTCGTCGACGAGCGCGGCTCCCTCTTCCACGAGCGCTACGAGGGGCGCGACCCCGAGATCCTGCTGCGCCAGCTCCAGCGCTTCCTCGAGGCGGTGGCGCGCCGCCGCGCCCTGCTCGCGCCGCACGCGGCGGCGGCGGTGGGCTATGCGCGCCTGCGCCCGGGCCCCGGCGGCTGGCGCGCCGAGCCGGTGGTGCTCGAGCCCGGGGACGCCGGGGGCTACTACAGCGTCCAGGTCCTGGTGGAGGAGGAGGCCGACGGGCGCGTGGGCTATCGCATCTACTGCGGCGAGCGCGAGTTCACGACCCTGGAGCACGGCGAGGCCCTCTTCGCCGCGGTGAGGCGGCACGTGCTCGCCCGCCGCCCCAGCGGCGCCCGCTATCCGGTCTACATCACCGATCTCGACATCTCCCGCCTGCGCCCGGACGCCGGCGGCGAGCCGCAGCTCCAGACCATCCGCTACCTGGCCTACAAGAAGGCCATCGAGGCCCGGCTCAACGCCGCCCCGGAGGGCGGCTGA
- a CDS encoding DUF302 domain-containing protein → MTPRTTPWLLAALLFFTTAAARAADLLMVRSPEPFPEAMATLQEAIREAGYTVSRVQRVDVGLAAMGYRSDKYRVVFFGRAGEVDRLAEHHPQLIPFLPLKIALFAQGEETLAVALDPRRLAGFFDDPALAPVLQRWAADLERILARVRAP, encoded by the coding sequence GTGACGCCCCGCACCACGCCCTGGCTGCTCGCGGCGCTCCTCTTCTTCACCACCGCCGCCGCGCGCGCGGCGGATCTGCTGATGGTGCGCTCGCCGGAGCCCTTCCCCGAGGCCATGGCGACCCTCCAGGAGGCCATCCGCGAGGCCGGCTACACCGTCTCGCGGGTGCAGCGGGTGGATGTGGGCCTGGCCGCCATGGGCTATCGCAGCGACAAGTACCGGGTGGTCTTCTTCGGCCGCGCCGGGGAGGTGGACCGGCTGGCCGAGCATCACCCGCAGCTCATCCCCTTCCTGCCCCTCAAGATCGCCCTCTTCGCCCAGGGCGAGGAGACCCTGGCGGTAGCCCTCGACCCGCGCCGGCTCGCCGGCTTCTTCGACGATCCCGCGCTGGCGCCGGTGCTGCAGCGCTGGGCCGCCGATCTCGAGCGCATCCTCGCCCGCGTGCGCGCCCCCTGA